The DNA window GGCCAGTGCAGTGGCGGAAGGGCAGATCCTGCCCATCGAGGCAGGCGGGCGCAAGCTGCTGCTGACCCGCGTCGGCGGGCGGCTTCATGCGGCTGACCGCAAGTGCCCTCACCTGGGATTCAATCTGTGCAAGGG is part of the Cytophagia bacterium CHB2 genome and encodes:
- a CDS encoding Rieske 2Fe-2S domain-containing protein, with translation MDYVRVASASAVAEGQILPIEAGGRKLLLTRVGGRLHAADRKCPHLGFNLCKG